A region from the Sandaracinus amylolyticus genome encodes:
- a CDS encoding glutamate synthase subunit beta, whose protein sequence is MGKPTGFLELERAEPEKEPVQERVRHWREFERRLPVLEARDQGARCMNCGIPFCHTGCPLGNRIPDWNDHVYKDRWERASIALHATNNFPEITGRICPAPCEEACVLNIPEEPVSIKAIERSIADRAIEMGGGLRPKLAETRSGRRVAVVGSGPAGLAAAQQLARAGHDVTVLERSDRLGGLLRYGIPDFKMEKHHIDARIEQMKAEGVVFRTGVGVGTDVSLEGLRAMHDAVVIATGATRPRDLPIPGRELGGVHFAMEFLEQSNRVVAGDTVANQLHAAGKKVVVLGGGDTGSDCLGTSLRQGAESVTQIELLPRPPEGRTDEQPWPLWPWKMRTSSSQEEGGEREFAVMTKRFVAGADGKVRAIEVVRVEWSADRRTMKEVEGSAFEIECDLVLLAMGFVGPEDRTWHGMPVAQDPRGNVRADVESFVTSVPGVFACGDARRGQSLVVWAIWEGRQAARAVDAYLTGTTQLATTPYQYAP, encoded by the coding sequence GCGCGAATTCGAGCGGCGTCTACCGGTGCTCGAGGCGCGTGATCAGGGCGCGCGGTGCATGAACTGCGGCATTCCGTTCTGTCACACGGGATGTCCGCTGGGGAACCGCATCCCCGACTGGAACGATCACGTCTACAAGGATCGCTGGGAGCGCGCGAGCATCGCGCTGCACGCGACCAACAACTTCCCCGAGATCACCGGCCGGATCTGCCCCGCGCCCTGCGAAGAGGCGTGCGTGCTGAACATCCCGGAGGAGCCGGTCTCGATCAAAGCGATCGAGCGCTCGATCGCGGATCGTGCGATCGAGATGGGCGGCGGGCTGCGGCCGAAGCTCGCGGAGACGCGCAGCGGGCGTCGCGTCGCGGTGGTCGGCTCGGGCCCCGCGGGCCTCGCGGCGGCGCAGCAGCTCGCGCGCGCGGGCCACGACGTGACGGTGCTCGAGCGAAGTGATCGCCTCGGCGGTCTGCTCCGCTACGGCATCCCCGACTTCAAGATGGAGAAGCACCACATCGACGCGCGCATCGAGCAGATGAAGGCGGAGGGCGTGGTGTTCCGGACCGGCGTCGGCGTCGGTACCGACGTCTCGCTCGAGGGCCTTCGCGCGATGCACGACGCGGTGGTGATCGCGACCGGCGCGACGCGTCCGCGTGACCTGCCGATCCCCGGCCGCGAGCTCGGTGGCGTGCACTTCGCGATGGAATTCCTCGAGCAGTCGAACCGCGTCGTCGCGGGCGACACGGTCGCGAACCAGCTCCACGCGGCGGGCAAGAAGGTCGTCGTGCTGGGCGGTGGCGACACCGGCAGCGACTGCCTCGGCACCTCGCTGCGTCAGGGCGCGGAGAGCGTCACGCAGATCGAGCTCCTGCCGCGTCCGCCCGAGGGCCGCACCGACGAGCAGCCGTGGCCGCTCTGGCCGTGGAAGATGCGCACGTCGAGCAGCCAGGAAGAGGGCGGCGAGCGCGAGTTCGCGGTGATGACGAAGCGCTTCGTCGCGGGCGCGGACGGCAAGGTGCGCGCGATCGAGGTCGTGCGCGTCGAGTGGTCGGCGGATCGCCGCACGATGAAGGAGGTCGAGGGCAGCGCGTTCGAGATCGAGTGCGATCTCGTGCTGCTCGCGATGGGCTTCGTCGGTCCCGAGGACCGCACCTGGCACGGCATGCCGGTCGCGCAGGATCCGCGCGGCAACGTGCGCGCGGACGTCGAGAGCTTCGTGACGAGCGTGCCCGGCGTCTTCGCGTGCGGCGATGCGCGCCGCGGGCAGTCGCTGGTGGTGTGGGCGATCTGGGAAGGCCGTCAGGCCGCGCGAGCGGTCGATGCGTACCTGACCGGCACGACACAGCTCGCGACGACGCCGTACCAGTACGCGCCCTGA
- a CDS encoding glutathione S-transferase family protein, with amino-acid sequence MITLYCLPPLDRAPSLSPFSMKVETYLRMTGTPYRCVHVVDAQRGPKGKVPYIEDGSVRLGDSGLILEHLARTRGHSLDAGLSPAEHATGHAVRRMLEEHFYWVVVYSRWFHGPHWPRMREVFLGHLPRPVARAVGEVARVAMRRTLRAHGIGRHHEDEMFALGRADLDALSATLGERSFLLGDEPRSYDAIAHAFVASVLDVDMDTPLRAHARGLENLVAYGDRMRARYYPEIAAPSASAPARATPASR; translated from the coding sequence ATGATCACGCTCTACTGCCTGCCGCCGCTCGATCGGGCGCCGAGCCTCAGCCCCTTCTCGATGAAGGTCGAGACCTACCTGCGGATGACCGGCACGCCGTACCGCTGCGTGCACGTCGTCGACGCGCAGCGCGGCCCCAAGGGGAAGGTGCCGTACATCGAGGACGGCTCCGTCCGCCTCGGCGACTCGGGGCTCATCCTCGAGCACCTCGCGCGCACGCGCGGTCACTCGCTCGACGCGGGGCTCTCCCCCGCGGAGCACGCGACCGGCCACGCGGTCCGTCGGATGCTCGAGGAGCACTTCTACTGGGTCGTGGTCTACTCGCGGTGGTTCCACGGCCCGCACTGGCCGCGGATGCGCGAGGTGTTCCTCGGGCACCTGCCCCGACCGGTCGCTCGCGCCGTCGGCGAGGTCGCGCGCGTCGCGATGCGCCGGACCCTGCGCGCCCACGGCATCGGCCGGCACCACGAGGACGAGATGTTCGCGCTCGGTCGGGCGGACCTCGACGCGCTCTCCGCGACGCTCGGCGAGCGCTCCTTCCTCCTGGGGGACGAGCCGCGCTCGTACGACGCGATCGCGCATGCGTTCGTCGCGAGCGTGCTCGACGTCGACATGGACACGCCGTTGCGCGCGCACGCGCGAGGCCTCGAGAACCTCGTCGCGTACGGGGATCGGATGCGCGCCCGGTACTACCCCGAGATCGCCGCCCCGAGCGCGTCGGCTCCTGCGCGAGCGACGCCGGCGTCGCGCTGA
- a CDS encoding helix-turn-helix transcriptional regulator — translation MGPRATFRPVRGLAVDLVLTHVESAPRRRDALTHGLAVGPLGDPDRHVPWDDFVELVERIEADLGGPDALVAYAERFTAMSPLARGLASGVANERERLRVMSDVAMTSFASHVSCRLEDRGSELLLTYEHADSYRSSAAFWRIVLGGTRAAIPPRFPQAIRCEHEIDGATLRVRAFPRPAHRPPTPEVALRALVTELLARSRDAARPAGGEDHEARAARAASAWGLTPRESEALALIAAGASNKDIAARWGRSISVVELHVSSVLRKAGAPSRTALIAQLLRM, via the coding sequence ATGGGACCCCGTGCGACCTTCCGACCCGTCCGAGGCCTGGCCGTCGATCTGGTGCTGACGCACGTCGAGAGCGCACCGCGGCGGCGGGACGCGCTCACGCATGGGCTCGCGGTCGGTCCGCTCGGTGACCCGGACCGGCACGTGCCCTGGGACGACTTCGTCGAGCTCGTCGAGCGCATCGAAGCGGACCTCGGCGGGCCCGACGCGCTCGTGGCGTATGCAGAGCGCTTCACGGCGATGTCGCCGCTCGCCCGTGGGCTCGCGAGCGGCGTCGCCAACGAGCGCGAGCGGCTCCGGGTGATGTCCGACGTCGCGATGACGAGCTTCGCGTCGCACGTCTCGTGTCGCCTCGAAGACCGCGGGAGCGAGCTCCTGTTGACCTACGAGCACGCCGACTCGTACCGCTCGAGCGCCGCGTTCTGGCGCATCGTGCTCGGCGGCACGCGCGCCGCGATCCCGCCGCGTTTCCCGCAGGCGATCCGCTGCGAGCACGAGATCGACGGCGCGACGCTGCGCGTGCGGGCGTTTCCGCGCCCCGCGCACCGTCCGCCCACGCCCGAAGTGGCGCTGCGCGCGCTGGTCACCGAGCTCCTCGCGCGCTCGAGGGACGCCGCTCGGCCGGCGGGCGGCGAGGACCACGAGGCGCGGGCCGCGCGCGCCGCGAGCGCCTGGGGTCTGACCCCGAGAGAGAGCGAGGCGCTCGCGCTGATCGCAGCGGGCGCCTCCAACAAGGACATCGCGGCGCGGTGGGGGCGCTCGATCTCGGTGGTCGAGCTCCACGTCTCGTCGGTTCTGCGGAAGGCGGGCGCACCGTCCCGGACCGCGCTGATCGCTCAGCTGCTCCGGATGTGA
- a CDS encoding helix-turn-helix transcriptional regulator, with protein MRRADRLFEIIQVLRRATRPMTADAIAAELETSKRTIYRDVGALVAQRVPIRGEAGVGYVLDRGFDLPPLMLTADEIEAVALGCQWVVAHADEDLVRAALDVRAKVAAIVPESLRPLIDDPVVGTPPRRRASPSEPDVPRLREWCRAGRKLAIQYADADEATSERVIHPFLVGYVTRVRVVIAWCELRDDFRIFRVDRIRRIEFLRTRYAEGPAALRRRWRASSG; from the coding sequence ATGCGTCGGGCCGACCGACTGTTCGAGATCATCCAGGTGCTGAGGCGCGCGACGCGCCCGATGACCGCAGACGCGATCGCCGCCGAGCTCGAGACCAGCAAGCGGACGATCTACCGCGACGTCGGCGCGCTCGTCGCACAGCGAGTGCCCATCCGAGGCGAGGCGGGCGTCGGCTACGTGCTCGATCGCGGGTTCGACCTGCCGCCGCTGATGCTGACGGCCGACGAGATCGAAGCGGTCGCGCTCGGCTGTCAGTGGGTTGTCGCGCATGCGGACGAAGACCTCGTGCGCGCGGCGCTCGACGTGCGCGCGAAGGTGGCCGCGATCGTCCCGGAGAGCCTTCGCCCGTTGATCGACGATCCGGTGGTCGGCACGCCGCCGCGCCGGCGAGCGAGCCCGAGCGAGCCCGACGTGCCGCGTCTGCGCGAGTGGTGTCGCGCGGGCCGCAAGCTCGCGATCCAGTACGCCGACGCCGACGAAGCGACGAGCGAGCGCGTGATCCACCCGTTCCTCGTCGGCTACGTGACGAGGGTGCGGGTGGTGATCGCGTGGTGCGAGCTGCGCGACGACTTCCGCATCTTCCGCGTCGATCGCATCCGCCGCATCGAGTTCCTCCGCACGCGCTACGCCGAGGGGCCCGCCGCGCTCCGGCGGCGCTGGCGTGCATCGTCGGGGTAG
- a CDS encoding DUF1761 domain-containing protein, whose amino-acid sequence MIVALSQVNWLAVVLASVAHFVLGGVWFMGLFGKQYAVALGIADRPPEKPSAIFLVGPFVCSAATIVTSAVLMRALGITTFADALGLGLVVGVGYLVAMTVNIAINPLFPRPLHYAAINAPMFVLGSLMSCVILVGLG is encoded by the coding sequence ATGATCGTCGCGCTGTCGCAGGTGAATTGGCTCGCAGTGGTGCTCGCGAGCGTCGCGCACTTCGTGCTGGGCGGAGTGTGGTTCATGGGCCTCTTCGGCAAGCAGTACGCGGTGGCGCTCGGCATCGCCGACCGTCCGCCCGAGAAGCCGAGCGCGATCTTCCTCGTGGGTCCGTTCGTCTGCAGCGCGGCCACGATCGTCACGAGCGCGGTGCTCATGCGAGCGCTCGGGATCACCACGTTCGCCGACGCGCTCGGGCTCGGGCTCGTGGTGGGCGTCGGGTACCTCGTCGCGATGACGGTGAACATCGCGATCAACCCGCTCTTCCCGCGGCCGCTCCACTACGCCGCGATCAACGCGCCGATGTTCGTGCTCGGGAGCCTGATGTCGTGCGTTATCCTCGTCGGCCTGGGGTAG
- a CDS encoding kelch repeat-containing protein — MTRSITPRPHRDQTGTSGHPSAGMSEPRTSLRVGVWTSLLMMLAACEPSAPPAAGVVAGELVGWSPLPQLAAPRGQHAAALLRDGRVLVVGGVNRLGFVTAAEVFDPAAGTWSSAGSPGIQGNVTAGLVLPSGEVFFHADSGDTALYEPATGAWSAGPAIPGRTLATFTLLRSGQVLIAGGSNEASAVLYDPATDAVTPTGSMEIARRAATAALLRDGRVLVVSGFNSSGSEVPSAALYDPAAGTWTAAAPPLVPRHYATATLLPDGRVLLAGGFSSAGVTNHAELYDPVANTWTATGALSRARNGHSATLLPSGEVLALAGADGARNPVALSERYDPATGTWTATTNLAIPSENHTATLLPTGRVLVAGGFSLSPATTFYERADLYDPGDERWVPAGNLAQGRAPATALLPTGRVLLAGGRGVAGVSSTTEIYTRSSNTWAPAAPLAAARERATLTVLRSGEALIVGGSNGAGPLATAERFDHAADVWQPAGAMTSPRDGHTATLLASGSVLIAGGGDATAELYDPATGTWSNGARMATDRTNHASVRLPDGRVLVVGGEQGGVPLASAELYDPVTNAWSPAASLSQARASFTLVLLPSGGVLAAGGTTLATELASAELYDAVANVWSPAGTLTGPRARHAAVTLPSGIVLVAGGQGPGGAVLATAEIFDPATRRWEPVSGLAAQRLRLGLEVLPSGEVLAVGGQGAGGAWLASAELFEPTGAQPAWRPVVTSTTLTRGCPSAIRGTGLRGISQASYGSTMSSPTNYPVVRLTAAEGGRTWPLASRDGSDTGVTIDVPPDVPPGPYVLTVYANAIPGGAMATVVDNTPPAADDGAVTTPYGVPVEITLGATDVEGDELTLTIVTPPEHGTLGTIESGRVTYSPEPGFVGADTFVFRARDCGLDGNEATIEIAVVDATAPSVTCPADVAVVTDGASASATWPAPTASDDVTTSPAIVSSAEPGSTFPLGTTTVTVTASDGAGNTATCTFDVTVRDDTAPAVTCPADVDAEATGSTGAAVTWPPATADGATLTYSAESGSTFPLGTTTVEATATDAAGNTATCTFDVTVRSARAPSSGCGCGVAGTARGGLEVLLVGLVLGALWSRRRR; from the coding sequence GTGACGCGCTCCATCACGCCGCGGCCGCACCGTGACCAAACCGGGACTAGCGGTCACCCTAGCGCCGGCATGAGCGAACCTCGGACCTCCCTCCGCGTCGGTGTCTGGACGAGCCTCTTGATGATGCTCGCCGCGTGCGAGCCGAGCGCGCCGCCGGCTGCTGGCGTCGTCGCTGGAGAGCTCGTCGGGTGGAGCCCGCTCCCACAGCTCGCGGCGCCGCGAGGACAGCACGCCGCGGCGCTGCTCCGCGACGGCCGCGTGCTCGTCGTCGGCGGCGTCAACCGCCTCGGCTTCGTCACGGCCGCCGAGGTCTTCGATCCCGCCGCCGGCACTTGGTCGAGCGCCGGGAGCCCGGGAATCCAGGGAAACGTCACGGCGGGGCTGGTCCTGCCGAGCGGCGAGGTCTTCTTCCACGCCGACAGCGGCGACACGGCCCTCTACGAGCCGGCGACCGGCGCGTGGTCCGCCGGCCCTGCGATCCCCGGGCGCACCTTGGCGACGTTCACCCTGCTGCGAAGCGGCCAGGTCCTGATCGCCGGCGGCAGCAACGAGGCGTCGGCCGTCCTCTACGACCCCGCGACGGACGCGGTCACCCCGACGGGCTCGATGGAGATCGCGCGACGGGCCGCGACCGCCGCGCTCCTCCGCGACGGCCGGGTGCTCGTGGTCAGCGGGTTCAACTCCTCCGGGAGCGAGGTCCCGAGCGCGGCGCTCTACGACCCTGCGGCCGGCACGTGGACGGCTGCGGCCCCGCCGCTCGTCCCGCGCCACTACGCCACCGCGACGCTCCTCCCCGACGGGCGCGTGCTGCTCGCGGGCGGTTTCAGCTCCGCCGGCGTGACCAACCACGCCGAGCTCTACGACCCCGTCGCCAACACTTGGACCGCGACCGGAGCGCTCTCCCGCGCGCGCAACGGCCACAGCGCGACGCTGCTGCCCTCGGGCGAGGTGCTCGCCCTCGCCGGCGCCGACGGCGCGCGAAACCCCGTCGCGCTCTCCGAGCGCTACGACCCGGCGACCGGCACCTGGACTGCGACGACCAACCTGGCGATCCCGAGCGAGAACCACACCGCCACGCTCCTGCCGACCGGCCGCGTGCTCGTCGCCGGCGGCTTCTCGCTCTCCCCCGCGACGACCTTCTACGAGCGCGCGGATCTCTACGATCCGGGCGACGAGCGCTGGGTGCCCGCCGGGAACCTCGCCCAGGGGCGCGCGCCGGCGACCGCGCTCCTGCCCACCGGCCGCGTGCTCCTCGCCGGCGGCCGCGGGGTGGCTGGCGTCTCGTCCACCACCGAGATCTACACGCGCAGCTCGAACACCTGGGCACCCGCGGCACCGCTCGCCGCGGCGCGCGAGCGGGCGACCCTCACCGTGCTCCGGTCGGGCGAGGCGCTCATCGTCGGCGGCTCCAACGGGGCCGGGCCGTTGGCGACGGCCGAGCGCTTCGATCACGCTGCCGACGTCTGGCAACCGGCCGGCGCGATGACGTCTCCGCGCGACGGTCACACCGCGACGCTCCTCGCGTCGGGCAGCGTGCTCATCGCAGGTGGCGGGGACGCCACCGCCGAGCTCTACGATCCCGCCACCGGCACCTGGTCCAACGGCGCGCGGATGGCGACCGACCGCACGAACCACGCGAGCGTGCGGCTCCCCGACGGTCGCGTGCTGGTCGTCGGTGGCGAGCAAGGTGGCGTGCCCCTGGCGTCCGCCGAGCTCTACGACCCGGTGACGAATGCGTGGTCGCCCGCCGCGTCGCTGAGCCAGGCGCGCGCGTCGTTCACGCTCGTCCTGCTCCCCTCGGGCGGCGTGCTCGCCGCCGGCGGGACGACCCTGGCCACCGAGCTCGCCTCGGCAGAGCTCTACGATGCCGTCGCGAACGTGTGGTCGCCGGCGGGCACGCTCACCGGGCCGCGCGCCAGGCACGCGGCCGTGACCCTGCCGTCGGGCATCGTCCTCGTCGCGGGCGGCCAGGGTCCCGGCGGCGCCGTGCTCGCGACCGCCGAGATCTTCGATCCCGCCACCCGTCGCTGGGAGCCGGTCAGCGGCCTCGCGGCGCAGCGCCTGCGCCTGGGCCTCGAGGTGCTGCCGTCGGGCGAGGTGCTCGCCGTCGGCGGCCAGGGCGCCGGCGGCGCTTGGTTGGCGAGCGCCGAGCTCTTCGAGCCGACGGGCGCGCAGCCGGCGTGGCGTCCGGTCGTGACGTCCACGACGCTGACCCGCGGCTGCCCGAGCGCGATCCGCGGCACCGGGCTCCGCGGGATCTCCCAGGCGAGCTACGGCAGCACCATGAGCTCGCCGACCAACTACCCGGTGGTGCGTCTGACCGCCGCGGAGGGCGGCCGGACGTGGCCCCTCGCGAGCCGCGACGGGTCGGACACCGGCGTGACGATCGACGTGCCGCCCGACGTCCCGCCCGGCCCCTACGTGCTCACGGTCTACGCCAACGCGATCCCCGGCGGCGCGATGGCGACCGTCGTCGACAACACGCCGCCGGCCGCCGACGACGGCGCGGTCACCACCCCGTACGGCGTGCCCGTCGAGATCACGCTCGGTGCGACCGACGTCGAGGGGGACGAGCTGACCCTCACGATCGTCACCCCGCCGGAGCACGGGACGCTCGGCACCATCGAGTCCGGCCGCGTGACCTACTCGCCCGAGCCGGGCTTCGTCGGCGCCGACACCTTCGTGTTCCGCGCGCGCGACTGCGGCCTCGACGGCAACGAGGCGACGATCGAGATCGCGGTGGTCGATGCCACGGCGCCGAGCGTCACCTGCCCCGCCGACGTCGCGGTCGTGACCGACGGCGCGAGCGCCTCCGCGACCTGGCCCGCGCCGACCGCGAGCGACGACGTCACGACGTCGCCGGCGATCGTCTCCTCCGCGGAGCCGGGAAGCACGTTCCCGCTCGGCACGACGACCGTGACCGTCACCGCGAGCGACGGCGCGGGGAACACCGCGACCTGTACGTTCGACGTGACGGTGCGCGACGACACCGCGCCGGCCGTGACGTGTCCCGCGGACGTCGACGCCGAGGCGACGGGCTCGACCGGCGCGGCGGTCACGTGGCCGCCCGCGACCGCCGACGGCGCGACGCTCACGTACTCCGCGGAGTCGGGGAGCACGTTCCCGCTCGGCACGACGACCGTCGAGGCCACCGCGACCGACGCCGCGGGGAACACCGCGACCTGCACGTTCGACGTGACGGTGCGGAGCGCGCGGGCGCCGAGCAGCGGCTGCGGCTGCGGCGTAGCCGGCACCGCGCGCGGCGGCCTCGAGGTGCTCCTCGTCGGCCTGGTCCTCGGGGCGCTCTGGTCGAGGCGGCGGCGCTGA
- a CDS encoding c-type cytochrome gives MRRALACALVLAAGCTAEPAPAPVAIASRWAIRGDAARGRALFESMECTRCHEHPVVEPPPAARDCTGCHRAIHAGTHDAPAAAIARWSARITSLVHVPALGRSRLSRDWIARFLIEPHDVRPALAATMPRLPIDARDAADLATFLVPDEPLDGAPLPRDAETIARGRALFEARGCASCHAPSAIGTLDPALALAPDLRWTRERMTDRAIVDWILDPSPPMPRLVAAREDAVAIAAYLVSSALDPIEIVTPADPLPLLDRPVSFTEVRDRVLRRTCWHCHSDAGLALGEGGPGNTGGFGFAARRLDLSDYEGVMSGSLDDAGERRSIFREVDGVPLLVAVLEARASEERGHASELRGMPLGLPAVSPEEIQIVRSWIAQGRPQ, from the coding sequence ATGAGGCGCGCGCTCGCGTGCGCGCTCGTCCTCGCAGCGGGCTGCACCGCCGAGCCGGCCCCGGCCCCGGTCGCGATCGCCTCGCGCTGGGCGATCCGAGGAGATGCCGCGCGGGGCCGTGCGCTCTTCGAGTCGATGGAGTGCACGCGCTGCCACGAGCACCCCGTCGTCGAGCCTCCGCCCGCTGCGCGCGACTGCACCGGCTGCCACCGCGCGATCCACGCGGGCACCCACGATGCGCCCGCCGCCGCGATCGCGCGCTGGAGCGCGCGCATCACGAGCCTCGTGCACGTGCCCGCGCTCGGACGCTCGCGCCTCTCGCGCGATTGGATCGCGCGCTTCCTGATCGAGCCCCACGACGTGCGTCCCGCGCTCGCGGCGACGATGCCACGGCTCCCGATCGACGCGCGGGACGCCGCCGATCTCGCGACGTTCCTCGTGCCCGACGAGCCACTGGACGGCGCCCCGCTTCCACGCGACGCGGAGACGATCGCGCGAGGACGAGCGCTCTTCGAGGCGCGCGGGTGCGCGAGCTGTCATGCGCCCTCCGCGATCGGCACACTCGATCCCGCGCTCGCCCTCGCGCCCGATCTCCGCTGGACGCGCGAGCGCATGACCGACCGCGCGATCGTCGACTGGATCCTCGACCCCTCGCCGCCGATGCCACGCCTCGTCGCCGCGCGCGAGGACGCGGTGGCGATCGCTGCGTACCTGGTCTCGTCGGCGCTCGATCCCATCGAGATCGTGACGCCCGCCGATCCGCTCCCGCTCCTCGACCGGCCGGTCTCGTTCACCGAGGTCCGCGATCGCGTGCTCCGGCGCACGTGCTGGCACTGTCACTCCGACGCCGGCCTCGCGCTCGGAGAGGGTGGTCCCGGCAACACCGGGGGCTTCGGCTTCGCTGCGCGCCGGCTCGATCTCTCCGACTACGAAGGCGTGATGTCGGGATCGCTCGACGACGCGGGGGAGCGGCGATCGATCTTCCGCGAGGTCGACGGAGTGCCCCTCCTCGTCGCGGTGCTCGAGGCGCGCGCCAGCGAGGAGCGTGGGCACGCGAGCGAGCTCCGCGGCATGCCGCTCGGACTCCCCGCCGTCTCGCCCGAGGAGATCCAGATCGTGCGCTCTTGGATCGCGCAGGGGCGACCGCAGTGA
- a CDS encoding type I restriction-modification enzyme R subunit C-terminal domain-containing protein, with protein MPRAARPRALRGRGRHAPEALLALLRKKGAEDREAVVHRALRFGEVLDRHRAARPQPTLISKHDDELVSEERGYGDGRGRPAHYLDGFAKFVREQADHLPALVIVTQRPREQLKSNAFALDEAGFSEAQPRAAWRDRANQHVAASSIGHIRQAALGDPLVPYEERVSKALTKLLASRVWTQPQRKWLERDWQAAQGRVIVDRDSLDRGQFAAEAASRK; from the coding sequence ATGCCTCGAGCCGCGCGACCGCGAGCTCTTCGAGGCCGAGGCCGGCATGCCCCCGAGGCGCTCCTCGCGCTGCTGCGCAAGAAGGGCGCCGAGGATCGCGAAGCCGTGGTTCACCGAGCACTCCGGTTCGGCGAGGTGCTCGATCGCCACCGCGCCGCCCGCCCCCAGCCCACGCTCATCTCCAAGCACGACGACGAGCTCGTCAGCGAGGAGCGCGGCTACGGCGACGGCCGCGGACGCCCCGCGCACTACCTCGATGGTTTCGCGAAGTTCGTGCGCGAGCAGGCCGACCACCTCCCCGCGCTCGTCATCGTCACCCAGCGCCCCCGCGAGCAGCTCAAATCTAACGCGTTCGCGCTCGATGAGGCGGGCTTCTCCGAGGCCCAGCCCCGCGCCGCGTGGCGCGACCGCGCCAACCAGCACGTCGCGGCGTCGAGCATCGGCCACATCCGCCAGGCTGCGCTCGGCGACCCGCTCGTCCCCTACGAAGAGCGTGTGTCGAAGGCGCTCACCAAGCTCCTGGCCTCGCGCGTCTGGACCCAGCCTCAGCGCAAGTGGCTCGAGCGGGATTGGCAAGCTGCTCAAGGCCGGGTCATCGTCGATCGCGACTCGCTCGACCGCGGCCAGTTCGCCGCCGAGGCGGCTTCACGCAAATGA
- a CDS encoding ATP-dependent nuclease, whose protein sequence is MNALSKEMRLLAKSWTNSVEWPKRLEWLEISGIRGWTGQRVEFAFPITAICGENGMGKSTVLQAAVSSYRSKSGAETYFASQFFPDTAWEKIKDASIKYSVREGTHVTEGRVRKPTSRWLGNRDRRMRTVRYLDLRRTQPFVAQRGYQKLVKNGVSEAGSSAFEGTTVARLSSILGRTYSVAKRSWTNVDHKLMMSVLQDQNAAYSGFHQGAGEVTVAELLTLDFPEHSLVAIDEVETSLHPRAQRRLIRDLAEVARLRHVQVLLTTHSPYIVEELPPEARLYVAGGSAGRSVIRGISADFALTKMDEDAHPEGEIFVEDAEGERLVREALVIEDEDLARRVQIVKAGASSVVKALGIMVKKKSFPRPCAAIVDGDVGAADGCIVLPGGDAPERVVFAGLKQIGFPDVAMAVGRSHSELVDALENAMTLPDHHDWLQSAGDTVLLGKMELWNAMVRVWLKKCVPAADRAQLVQAIQDTLQLP, encoded by the coding sequence GTGAACGCACTCAGCAAGGAAATGCGGTTGCTTGCCAAGTCGTGGACGAACAGCGTCGAGTGGCCGAAGCGGCTGGAGTGGCTCGAGATCTCCGGGATTCGAGGCTGGACCGGGCAGAGGGTCGAGTTTGCGTTCCCGATCACCGCAATCTGCGGCGAGAACGGAATGGGAAAGAGCACCGTGCTGCAAGCTGCGGTTTCGTCGTACCGCAGCAAGAGTGGTGCGGAGACTTACTTCGCGTCCCAGTTCTTTCCCGACACGGCGTGGGAGAAGATCAAGGACGCCAGCATCAAGTACAGCGTCCGCGAGGGAACACATGTTACCGAAGGGCGCGTGAGAAAGCCGACATCGCGATGGCTGGGCAATCGTGATCGGCGCATGCGCACCGTCCGCTACCTGGACCTGCGCCGCACTCAGCCTTTCGTCGCTCAGCGCGGGTACCAGAAGCTCGTCAAGAACGGCGTCTCGGAAGCTGGGAGCTCTGCGTTCGAGGGGACCACCGTCGCTCGCCTCTCGTCCATACTCGGGCGTACGTATTCCGTCGCGAAGCGCTCATGGACGAACGTCGATCACAAGCTGATGATGTCCGTCCTACAGGATCAAAACGCCGCGTACTCCGGCTTTCACCAGGGCGCGGGTGAGGTGACTGTCGCGGAGCTTCTGACGCTGGACTTTCCGGAGCACTCGCTCGTTGCGATCGACGAAGTGGAGACCTCGCTGCACCCGCGTGCTCAGCGTCGCCTTATCCGAGATCTAGCCGAGGTCGCACGGTTGCGGCACGTGCAGGTGCTGCTCACGACGCATTCGCCTTATATCGTCGAAGAGCTCCCGCCGGAGGCGCGCTTGTACGTGGCGGGCGGCAGTGCGGGCCGCTCCGTCATCCGCGGCATCAGCGCCGATTTCGCTTTGACCAAGATGGACGAGGATGCCCATCCCGAAGGGGAGATCTTCGTCGAGGACGCCGAAGGCGAGCGCTTGGTGCGTGAGGCTCTCGTAATCGAAGACGAGGACCTCGCGCGGCGCGTGCAGATCGTCAAGGCGGGAGCCTCGTCGGTCGTCAAGGCGCTGGGGATCATGGTCAAGAAGAAGAGTTTCCCGCGACCCTGCGCCGCAATCGTCGATGGCGACGTGGGCGCGGCGGACGGGTGCATCGTACTCCCAGGGGGCGATGCGCCCGAGCGAGTGGTGTTCGCGGGGCTGAAGCAGATCGGCTTCCCGGATGTCGCGATGGCCGTAGGGCGCTCGCATAGCGAGCTGGTAGATGCGCTCGAGAACGCGATGACGCTGCCCGATCACCACGACTGGCTCCAGTCTGCAGGAGACACCGTTCTCCTCGGCAAGATGGAGCTCTGGAACGCGATGGTGCGCGTCTGGCTGAAGAAGTGCGTGCCGGCGGCGGATCGCGCCCAGCTCGTGCAGGCGATCCAAGACACTCTGCAGCTCCCGTGA